The Brachionichthys hirsutus isolate HB-005 chromosome 8, CSIRO-AGI_Bhir_v1, whole genome shotgun sequence genome contains a region encoding:
- the smpd2b gene encoding sphingomyelin phosphodiesterase 2, with protein MANTDSGSVRVFSLNCWGIRYLCKHLPQRYVMIGDMLSKEKHDVVLLQEVWSEKDYLYLKQTLSSSHPHSHYFKSGVVGSGLAIFTKFRIHDTFLYRYSLNGYPYMAHHGDWFGGKAVGMAVLSIGSLTAKVYITHLHAEYCRDRDSYLPHRVVQAWELQQFICHTSVGADVVILGGDLNMHPQDLGNRLLWTATGLRDAYSEAAEYDGCEDGFTLIPDNLFISKKDLIPFEKGIRIDYILFKGSSKVDISCDFMSTTKGSVPGHPYPYSDHEALTVKFRLEMHASAEVDGDRKFKNQESSAANVAALVDIVTEARTEVKVGLHCAERMRYTATRTAVMGLALLLLELAIAAVPWLALGAEQAFPRTSFYLLAALCFAILLTTALLYIFYTMELKSLQGAEDQMRLVVGSLQERLRGFPLARPHNSQQNPPEGLEPRAFDPEE; from the exons ATGGCTAACACAGACTCAGGCAGTGTCCGGGTCTTCTCGCTGAACTGCTG ggGGATCCGCTATCTTTGCAAACATTTGCCTCAACGTTATGTTATGATCGGAGACATGTTGAGCAAGGAAAAACATGACGTTGTGTTACTGCAAGAG GTTTGGAGCGAGAAAGACTACCTGTACTTGAAACAGACACTTTCCAGCAGTCATCCTCATTCCCATTACTTTAAAAG CGGAGTCGTCGGCAGCGGATTGGCCATCTTCACCAAGTTCAGAATACACGACACGTTTCTTTATCGCTACTCGCTGAATGGATATCCTTACATG GCACACCACGGAGACTGGTTTGGAGGTAAAGCTGTCGGCATGGCCGTCTTAAGCATCGGCAGCCTGACTGCTAAAGTCTATATAACTCAT CTGCATGCAGAATACTGCAGAGACAGGGATTCCTATCTACCTCACAGAGTGGTTCAGGCGTGGGAGCTGCAGCAGTTCATTTG CCACACGTCTGTTGGAGCAGATGTGGTGATTTTAGGCGGCGACCTCAACATGCACCCTCAGGACCTGGGCAACAGACTGCTGTGGACCGCCACCGGCCTGCGAGACGCTTATTCAGAGGCTGCGGAATATGAT GGATGCGAGGATGGATTTACTCTAATCCCTGACAACCTTTTTATCAGTAAAAAGGATCTTATTCCCTTTGAGAAGGGAATTCGAATCGACTACATCCTATTCAAG gGTTCTTCCAAAGTGGACATTTCCTGTGATTTTATGTCCACGACAAAAGGCTCCGTCCCAGGCCATCCATACCCTTACTCCGACCATGAAGCGCTGACGGTTAAATTTAGGCTAGAGATGCACGCTTCAGCTGAGGTAGACGGTGACAGGAAGTTCAAAAACCAGGAATCTTCTGCAG CCAATGTGGCCGCGTTGGTCGACATTGTGACCGAGGCCCGCACCGAGGTGAAAGTGGGTTTGCATTGTGCTGAGAGGATGCGCTACACGGCCACACGCACAGCCGTGATGGGGCTGGCTCTGCTGCTCCTGGAGCTGGCCATCGCTGCTGTCCCCTGGCTGGCCCTGGGGGCAGAGCAGGCCTTCCCTCGCACCTCGTTCTACCTGCTGGCTGCCTTGTGCTTCGCCATCCTGCTGACCACTGCCCTGCTGTACATCTTCTACACGATGGAGCTGAAGTCTCTTCAGGGGGCTGAAGACCAGATGAGGCTGGTGGTGGGAAGTCTCCAGGAGAGGCTCAGGGGCTTCCCTTTGGCACGGCCCCACAACTCCCAGCAGAATCCCCCAGAGGGTCTGGAGCCCAGAGCCTTCGACCCGGAAGAATAA
- the LOC137898193 gene encoding transcriptional enhancer factor TEF-5-like, with protein sequence MYGRNELIARYIKLRTGKTRTRKQVSSHLQVLARRKSREIQSKLKVKYDQASKDKALQNMAALSSAQIVSPSMIKNHLPPLPPAPYQPARFWPPIPGQPGPSQDIKPFAQPPYPSLSGPVPQSITSYEPLAPPPPPIATAVPVWQDRTIASSKLRMLEYSAFMEVQRDPDNYSKHLFVHIGQTNPSYSDPLLEAVDIRQIYDKFPEKKGGLKELYEKGPQNAFFLVKFWADLNSSGMQDGPGSFYGVSSQYSSLDNMTITVSTKVCSFGKQVVEKVETEYARLEGGKCVYRIHRSPMCEYMINFIHKLKHLPEKYMMNSVLENFTILQVVTNRDTQETLLCIAFVFEVSTSEHGAQYHVYRLVKD encoded by the exons ATGTACG gtcGCAATGAACTGATAGCAAGGTATATCAAGCTGAGGACAGGCAAAACCCGCACAAGAAAACAG GTTTCTAGCCACTTGCAGGTTCTCGCCCGGAGAAAATCTCGCGAGATCCAGTCAAAGCTAAAG GTCAAATAT GATCAGGCATCTAAAGATAAAGCATTACAGAACATGGCAGCACTGTCCTCTGCACAGATCGTCTCCCCTAGTATGATCAAGAATCATCTTCCACCACTGCCCCCTGCGCCATACCAACCAGCCAGA TTCTGGCCTCCTATCCCAGGGCAGCCTGGACCCTCTCAGGA taTCAAACCTTTTGCACAGCCGCCGTACCCAAGCCTATCGGGTCCTGTACCGCAGTCCATAACCA GCTACGAGCCCCTGGCCCCTCCCCCGCCGCCAATCGCTACTGCCGTGCCGGTTTGGCAGGACAGGACCATCGCCTCATCCAAGCTGCGAATGCTGGAGTACTCGGCCTTCATGGAAGTCCAAAGAGACCCGGACAAT TACAGCAAACATCTGTTTGTCCACATTGGACAGACCAACCCCTCCTACAGCGACCCACTCCTCGAGGCTGTGGACATCCGACAGATCTATGACAAGTTCCCCGAGAAGAAGGGCGGCCTCAAAGAGCTTTACGAGAAAGGCCCTCAGAACGCCTTCTTCCTCGTTAAATTCTGG GCGGACCTGAACAGCAGCGGCATGCAGGATGGCCCCGGTTCGTTCTACGGTGTCAGCAGCCAGTACAGCAGCCTGGACAACATGACAATCACTGTTTCAACCAAAGTCTGCTCGTTTGGCAAGCAGGTCGTTGAGAAAGTCGAG ACGGAATATGCCCGGCTGGAAGGAGGAAAGTGTGTTTACAGGATCCACCGCTCTCCCATGTGCGAGTACATGATCAACTTTATCCACAAGCTCAAGCATTTGCCTGAAAAATACATGATGAACAGTGTTCTTGAAAACTTCACCATCCTACAG GTGGTGACGAACCGCGACACCCAGGAGACCTTGCTCTGTATAGCGTTCGTGTTTGAGGTTTCCACGAGTGAACACGGCGCTCAGTATCACGTCTACAGACTTGTTAAAGACTAA